In the genome of Streptomyces sp. NBC_00190, one region contains:
- a CDS encoding ABC transporter substrate-binding protein: MNRKTMVLTAAAGLLTPTLAACGSASGGGAGSGAIVVGTTDRFEAAEYAPAPFDPAYAYDAGAWNVLRQTVQTLMHTPRGGGQPVPEAASDCRFTDTGNESYRCTLRPGLTFASGDPLTAKDVKFSIDRVRAIKDENGPSALLANLDNVEVKGADTVVFHLKTPDATFPYKLSTPAAGIVSEKNYGAKKLRDGFDIDGSGPYTMKAEVKNNQLVRAVFSKNPRYKGDLKLQNDKVELRTFPDSAAMGKALTDGRIHMVSRTLSPAQITEFAAKPPKGVKLVPMPGLEIRYLGFNTEAPVVKDKAVRQALAAAVDRNALISKVYGKSAQPLYSLVPSAVTGHVNSFYSKYGEANTAKAASLLKDAGIKTPVKLTLHYTNDHYGDGTAAEFEALKAQLNSTQLFDITVQGTDWADFRPAQKQGDHAAYGLGWFPDYPDAENFLAPFLEQDNFLGTPYSNSAVRTRLLPESRRAVDRNVAVPAITEMQDIVAEDVPVLPLWQGKQYVAARDGITGVEWSVNAISDLQLWELGRGVSG; the protein is encoded by the coding sequence ATGAACCGCAAGACCATGGTGCTGACGGCCGCGGCCGGACTGCTCACGCCCACGCTCGCCGCATGCGGCAGCGCCAGCGGCGGAGGAGCGGGATCCGGAGCGATCGTCGTCGGGACCACCGACCGGTTCGAAGCAGCCGAATACGCCCCCGCCCCGTTCGACCCGGCCTACGCGTACGACGCCGGAGCCTGGAACGTCCTGCGCCAGACCGTCCAGACCCTGATGCACACCCCGCGCGGCGGCGGCCAGCCCGTCCCCGAAGCGGCCTCCGACTGCCGCTTCACCGACACCGGCAACGAGAGCTACCGCTGCACCCTGCGCCCCGGGCTCACGTTCGCGAGCGGCGACCCGCTCACCGCCAAGGACGTCAAGTTCTCCATCGACCGCGTCCGCGCCATCAAGGACGAGAACGGCCCGTCCGCGCTGCTCGCCAACCTCGACAACGTCGAGGTCAAGGGCGCCGACACCGTCGTCTTCCACCTGAAGACCCCCGACGCGACCTTCCCGTACAAGCTCTCCACCCCCGCCGCCGGCATCGTCAGCGAGAAGAACTACGGCGCCAAGAAGCTCCGCGACGGCTTCGACATCGACGGCTCCGGCCCGTACACGATGAAGGCCGAGGTCAAGAACAACCAGCTCGTCCGGGCGGTGTTCAGCAAGAACCCGCGCTACAAGGGCGACCTCAAGCTCCAGAACGACAAGGTCGAGCTGCGCACGTTCCCCGACTCCGCGGCCATGGGCAAGGCGCTCACCGACGGGAGGATCCACATGGTCTCCCGCACCCTGTCGCCCGCCCAGATCACCGAGTTCGCCGCCAAGCCCCCCAAGGGCGTCAAGCTCGTCCCGATGCCCGGCCTGGAGATCCGCTACCTCGGCTTCAACACCGAGGCCCCGGTCGTCAAGGACAAGGCAGTCCGCCAGGCCCTCGCCGCCGCCGTCGACCGTAACGCCCTCATCTCCAAGGTCTACGGCAAGTCCGCGCAGCCGCTCTACTCCCTGGTCCCCAGCGCCGTGACCGGCCACGTCAACTCCTTCTACAGCAAGTACGGCGAGGCCAACACCGCCAAGGCCGCCTCCCTGCTGAAGGACGCCGGCATCAAGACCCCGGTCAAGCTGACGCTGCACTACACCAACGACCACTACGGCGACGGCACGGCGGCCGAGTTCGAGGCCCTCAAGGCCCAGCTCAACTCCACCCAGCTGTTCGACATCACCGTCCAGGGCACCGACTGGGCCGACTTCCGCCCCGCCCAGAAGCAGGGCGACCACGCCGCCTACGGGCTCGGCTGGTTCCCCGACTACCCGGACGCCGAAAACTTCCTCGCCCCGTTCCTGGAGCAGGACAACTTCTTGGGCACGCCGTACTCCAACAGCGCGGTGCGCACCAGGCTCCTCCCCGAATCCCGGCGCGCCGTCGACCGCAACGTCGCCGTCCCCGCGATCACGGAGATGCAGGACATCGTCGCCGAGGACGTGCCCGTCCTGCCCCTGTGGCAGGGCAAGCAGTACGTCGCCGCACGCGACGGGATCACCGGAGTGGAGTGGTCGGTCAACGCCATCTCCGACCTCCAGTTGTGGGAGCTCGGCCGCGGCGTAAGCGGCTGA
- a CDS encoding HAD family hydrolase, translating to MTSTVPVPVVRAADGHALQAVLLDMDGTLVDTEGFWWEIEAEIFRELGHRLEESWRDVVVGGPMSRSAAFLIEATGAAIGLAELSVLLNERFEARIADQVPLMPGAERLLSELARHNVPTALVSASHRRVIDQVLLTLGRDRFTMTVAGDEVARTKPHPDPYLLAASTLGAHPARCAVIEDTATGVAAAEAAGCRVVAVPSVGRIEPAPGRTIVRSLEDVDLPFLRSLISPLN from the coding sequence ATGACCAGCACCGTTCCCGTCCCCGTGGTCCGTGCGGCCGACGGGCACGCCCTGCAGGCGGTGTTGCTGGACATGGACGGCACCCTCGTCGACACCGAGGGATTCTGGTGGGAGATCGAGGCCGAGATCTTCCGCGAGCTCGGGCACCGGCTGGAAGAGTCCTGGCGGGACGTGGTCGTCGGCGGCCCCATGAGCCGCAGCGCTGCCTTCCTGATCGAGGCGACCGGCGCCGCCATCGGCCTCGCCGAGCTCAGCGTGCTCCTCAACGAGCGCTTCGAGGCCCGCATCGCCGACCAGGTCCCCCTCATGCCCGGCGCCGAGCGGCTGCTGAGCGAGCTGGCCCGGCACAACGTGCCCACCGCCCTCGTCTCCGCCTCGCACCGCCGTGTCATCGACCAGGTCCTGCTCACCCTCGGCCGTGACCGCTTCACGATGACGGTCGCCGGGGACGAGGTCGCCCGCACCAAGCCGCACCCCGACCCGTACCTGCTCGCCGCGAGCACCCTCGGCGCGCACCCCGCCCGGTGCGCCGTCATCGAGGACACCGCCACCGGCGTCGCCGCCGCGGAGGCCGCCGGCTGCCGGGTCGTGGCCGTCCCCTCCGTCGGGCGCATCGAGCCCGCCCCCGGCCGGACGATCGTGCGCTCGCTGGAGGACGTGGACCTGCCGTTCCTGCGGTCGCTCATCAGCCCGCTGAACTGA